One part of the Bacillus sp. FJAT-27916 genome encodes these proteins:
- a CDS encoding YwmB family TATA-box binding protein encodes MLKKVVLPVIVGLMLLYVGNKTTEALATSDLEKIVDRVFEINPDADVLGWSILARSSTKGSLSVVTSEVKERFTDYVWTEENTSDYQAWTGSRVDEELGVRSTIKVMSDERNEIAILYSIQGEKWSDGHAAYIRKQIKTGKKGLFKNEPDYFACLKVRTGDTMDKVVYKNWMKLFDATSVESAVESDFISISANSKQFENTLPNGVNLQLAFRETQEEEGTTVTIGTPIIAFEY; translated from the coding sequence ATGCTTAAAAAGGTCGTATTACCTGTAATTGTTGGTTTGATGCTTTTATATGTAGGGAATAAAACGACAGAAGCTTTGGCAACGAGTGATTTAGAAAAAATCGTTGATCGAGTTTTCGAGATAAATCCAGACGCTGATGTTTTGGGCTGGAGTATCTTAGCGCGCTCAAGTACAAAGGGAAGTCTGTCAGTTGTGACATCCGAGGTTAAAGAACGGTTTACTGACTATGTGTGGACAGAGGAGAATACTTCTGATTACCAGGCATGGACAGGCAGTCGTGTCGATGAGGAATTGGGTGTACGTTCTACTATTAAGGTAATGTCTGATGAACGTAATGAAATTGCGATTTTGTACTCTATTCAGGGTGAGAAATGGTCAGACGGACATGCAGCTTATATCCGTAAGCAAATAAAAACCGGGAAGAAAGGTTTATTTAAAAATGAACCTGATTATTTCGCTTGTCTAAAGGTGAGAACCGGTGATACTATGGATAAGGTTGTTTATAAAAACTGGATGAAATTATTTGATGCAACGTCAGTGGAAAGTGCTGTAGAGAGCGATTTCATATCAATTTCTGCTAACAGCAAACAATTTGAAAATACGCTGCCAAATGGGGTTAACCTTCAGCTTGCATTCCGCGAAACACAGGAGGAGGAAGGAACAACCGTTACCATTGGCACACCGATAATAGCATTTGAATACTAA
- a CDS encoding complex I subunit 4 family protein, whose translation MMLTLLVFAPLLFMLILWLMPSDNKRLLKLVGVLGTVIPLVLSLIIAVSGHKWSSYAVYANWFQLGNTGNEFSQMYAVPFELGIDGFSYVMILLTAVLSTLAAIASTWQIEKGWKGYFSLFLLLETGMLGVFAAENLILFFLFFEVTLVATFFLVGKWGGFDREKAAYRFLIYNGLGSAILLFVIAVLFAKTGTSNIEILKQILSLGGQTLLSPISSELKYGLLIALIVAFGIKLPIFPLHSWVLKVHVEAPPAVVMLHAGILLKIGAYGLIQFAVGLFPEEFSKISFWIILLGVINLLYGAFLALIQTNFKLLLAYSSVSHMGIVLMGLGAMNDAGMQGAIFQVVSHGLIASLFFLLVGVLQDRYETTDMRRLGGLWNGMPVFSGFLLTAGMASLGLPGLSGFVSEFLAFLGVFEKEPVLGAIGALGLILTAVYVLRSVLKMTFGSGDEQAHDLRLVEWVPAAVLVGIIVVIGVYPSILERAISGIGG comes from the coding sequence ATGATGTTGACCTTGCTTGTTTTCGCTCCGCTTCTGTTCATGCTGATCCTCTGGCTCATGCCAAGTGATAACAAACGATTACTCAAGTTGGTCGGTGTGCTTGGGACAGTCATCCCGCTAGTTCTTTCATTAATTATCGCTGTATCCGGACATAAATGGAGCAGCTATGCCGTTTATGCGAACTGGTTCCAGCTCGGCAATACGGGCAATGAATTCAGCCAGATGTATGCCGTTCCGTTTGAGCTTGGGATTGATGGCTTTTCCTATGTGATGATTCTTTTAACAGCTGTACTCAGTACGCTTGCGGCGATAGCATCCACCTGGCAGATAGAGAAGGGGTGGAAAGGATATTTCAGTCTGTTCCTGCTGCTTGAGACAGGGATGCTCGGCGTGTTTGCGGCTGAGAATTTAATTTTATTTTTCCTCTTCTTTGAGGTGACACTTGTGGCAACCTTCTTCTTGGTTGGGAAATGGGGAGGATTTGACCGCGAGAAGGCTGCGTATCGCTTTTTGATCTATAACGGTCTCGGTTCAGCGATCTTGTTGTTCGTGATTGCCGTCTTGTTCGCAAAGACAGGCACGTCCAATATCGAGATTCTAAAACAAATTCTTTCCCTCGGCGGACAAACATTATTGTCCCCAATCAGCTCAGAATTGAAGTATGGATTGCTTATTGCCTTGATTGTGGCCTTCGGCATTAAACTGCCGATTTTCCCGCTTCATTCCTGGGTATTGAAGGTCCATGTTGAGGCGCCGCCCGCTGTGGTCATGCTCCATGCCGGTATTCTTTTGAAGATTGGCGCCTATGGTCTGATTCAATTTGCTGTCGGGCTGTTCCCGGAGGAGTTCAGCAAGATTTCCTTTTGGATCATCCTGCTTGGTGTGATTAATCTTTTATACGGGGCATTCCTTGCTCTTATCCAGACAAACTTCAAGCTTTTGCTCGCCTATTCGTCTGTCTCCCATATGGGGATTGTGCTAATGGGGCTTGGAGCGATGAATGATGCGGGCATGCAGGGAGCAATCTTCCAGGTTGTGTCCCATGGACTGATTGCCAGTTTGTTCTTCCTCTTGGTGGGAGTCTTGCAGGATCGCTATGAAACGACTGATATGAGGAGGCTCGGTGGACTTTGGAACGGGATGCCGGTGTTCTCCGGCTTCTTGCTCACCGCCGGGATGGCATCGCTCGGCTTGCCTGGATTATCAGGGTTTGTAAGTGAATTTCTCGCCTTCCTCGGTGTGTTTGAGAAGGAACCTGTTCTTGGTGCGATAGGAGCACTGGGACTTATTCTGACAGCTGTTTATGTACTCCGTTCTGTGCTGAAAATGACATTCGGCAGCGGGGATGAACAGGCCCATGACCTTCGCTTGGTCGAATGGGTCCCGGCAGCTGTCTTAGTTGGCATTATTGTGGTCATCGGTGTTTATCCATCCATCCTTGAGCGCGCAATTTCAGGAATAGGGGGGTGA
- a CDS encoding DUF1146 family protein — translation MSSFGFQALISIISHLFFIGVTWWALQAIHFDKLLRAGRVVQARVLYILLTIAIGSTVSGFFLTYLGYSRQLPLLFE, via the coding sequence ATGAGTAGTTTTGGATTTCAAGCTTTAATCAGTATCATCAGTCATTTATTTTTTATAGGGGTGACATGGTGGGCGCTGCAAGCAATCCATTTCGATAAGCTGCTTCGGGCTGGCCGGGTTGTACAGGCAAGAGTGCTGTATATTTTGCTGACAATCGCGATTGGGTCGACAGTGAGCGGATTTTTCCTGACGTATTTGGGATATTCACGGCAATTACCGCTTTTGTTTGAGTAA
- the murA gene encoding UDP-N-acetylglucosamine 1-carboxyvinyltransferase: protein MEKIIVRGGNRLEGTVRVEGAKNAVLPVLAATLLASEGKSVLKDVPELSDVYTINEVIRNLNTEVTFSNNTVTVDASKPLFDEAPFEYVRKMRASVLVMGSLLARNGKARVALPGGCAIGSRPIDQHLKGFEAMGAKVRVGNGFIEAEVDGRLKGAKIYLDFPSVGATENIMMAAALADGLTILENCAKEPEIVDLANYLNKMGAKVKGAGTATIRIEGVDKLYGTEHHIIPDRIEAGTFMVAAAITGGNVLVQGAVLEHLSSLVAKMEEMGIIVQEEKDGLRVIGPDIMKAVDIKTMPHPGFPTDMQSQMMALLLRAKGTSMITETVFENRFMHVEEFRRMNADIKIDGRSVIISGDANLQGAEVSATDLRAAAALILSGLVADGVTRVTELKHLDRGYVNFHGKLASLGADIERINETKEQTEIIAENA, encoded by the coding sequence TTGGAAAAGATCATTGTCCGCGGCGGAAACAGGTTGGAAGGTACAGTTCGAGTAGAGGGTGCTAAAAACGCCGTTTTACCTGTATTAGCTGCAACATTATTAGCAAGTGAAGGAAAAAGCGTTCTTAAAGACGTTCCGGAACTATCCGATGTATATACGATTAACGAAGTAATCCGTAACTTAAATACAGAAGTAACTTTCAGTAACAATACGGTAACCGTTGATGCTTCTAAGCCGTTATTTGATGAGGCGCCATTTGAATATGTTCGCAAAATGCGTGCTTCTGTCCTCGTGATGGGTTCCCTTTTAGCGCGTAACGGGAAAGCTCGCGTAGCACTTCCTGGCGGCTGTGCGATTGGGTCCCGCCCGATTGACCAGCATTTAAAAGGATTCGAGGCAATGGGTGCAAAAGTCAGAGTCGGCAATGGTTTCATTGAAGCAGAGGTTGATGGTCGTCTTAAAGGTGCGAAGATTTATTTGGACTTCCCAAGTGTGGGTGCAACAGAAAACATTATGATGGCAGCTGCTCTAGCCGATGGTCTAACGATTCTTGAGAACTGCGCAAAAGAGCCTGAAATTGTTGATTTGGCGAACTACTTGAACAAAATGGGCGCTAAAGTGAAAGGTGCTGGCACAGCAACGATTCGCATTGAAGGTGTAGACAAACTTTACGGTACAGAACATCACATTATCCCAGACCGTATCGAAGCAGGAACATTCATGGTTGCTGCGGCAATTACAGGAGGAAATGTCCTAGTACAAGGAGCCGTTTTAGAACATTTATCATCCCTTGTTGCCAAAATGGAAGAGATGGGTATTATCGTTCAGGAAGAGAAAGATGGTCTTCGTGTAATTGGTCCAGATATCATGAAAGCTGTGGATATCAAGACAATGCCACACCCAGGTTTCCCAACAGATATGCAATCACAGATGATGGCCCTATTGCTTCGTGCAAAAGGCACAAGCATGATCACAGAGACGGTCTTCGAAAACCGCTTCATGCATGTGGAGGAATTCCGCCGCATGAACGCTGACATCAAGATTGATGGGCGCTCTGTTATCATTTCCGGTGATGCGAACCTGCAAGGAGCAGAAGTTTCTGCAACGGATTTACGTGCAGCTGCAGCCTTGATCCTATCTGGATTAGTGGCTGATGGCGTTACCCGCGTAACTGAGCTTAAGCATCTTGACCGCGGATACGTAAACTTCCACGGAAAATTGGCATCCTTAGGTGCAGACATCGAACGCATTAATGAAACAAAGGAACAAACCGAAATTATCGCTGAAAATGCCTAA
- a CDS encoding rod shape-determining protein encodes MFSRDIGIDLGTANVLIHVKGKGIVLNEPSVVALDKNTNRVLAVGEEARRMVGRTPGNIIAIRPLKDGVIADFDVTESMLKYFINKLDVKGVLTKPRILICCPTNITSVEQKAIREAAEKSGGKKVYLEEEPKIAAIGAGMDIFQPSGNMVIDIGGGTTDIAVLSMGDIVTSASIKMAGDKFDAEILNYIKRKYKLLIGERTAEDIKVKVATVFKGSRNETIEVRGRDMVTGLPRTITVGSEEIEEALRESIYVIVHAAKTVLEQTPPELSADIIDRGIILTGGGALLHGIEQLMADELRVPVIIAESPMDCVAIGTGIMLENIDRIARRKLV; translated from the coding sequence ATGTTTTCGAGAGATATTGGGATCGATTTGGGCACGGCGAATGTGCTCATCCACGTAAAGGGTAAGGGCATCGTTTTAAATGAGCCCTCTGTTGTTGCGCTTGATAAGAACACAAATCGAGTGCTGGCTGTTGGAGAAGAAGCGCGTCGCATGGTTGGACGGACACCGGGAAACATCATCGCGATTCGCCCATTGAAGGATGGCGTCATTGCAGACTTTGATGTGACGGAATCCATGCTGAAGTATTTCATTAACAAGCTGGATGTGAAAGGTGTATTAACAAAGCCGCGCATCCTCATTTGCTGCCCGACAAACATCACAAGTGTTGAGCAGAAGGCCATTCGTGAAGCGGCTGAGAAGAGCGGCGGCAAGAAGGTTTATTTAGAAGAAGAGCCGAAGATTGCGGCAATCGGTGCTGGAATGGATATCTTCCAGCCAAGTGGTAACATGGTTATTGACATCGGCGGTGGAACAACGGATATCGCCGTTCTTTCCATGGGTGACATCGTAACATCTGCATCCATCAAAATGGCCGGCGATAAATTCGATGCCGAGATTTTAAATTACATCAAGCGTAAATACAAGCTATTAATCGGTGAACGGACAGCAGAGGATATTAAAGTCAAAGTAGCAACGGTATTCAAGGGATCACGCAACGAGACAATCGAGGTGCGTGGACGTGATATGGTAACTGGACTTCCTAGAACCATCACGGTTGGTTCAGAGGAAATTGAAGAAGCCTTACGTGAATCCATTTATGTTATTGTTCATGCAGCTAAGACGGTTCTTGAACAAACTCCTCCAGAATTATCAGCAGATATCATTGACCGCGGAATCATCCTGACTGGCGGCGGCGCTTTGCTTCACGGCATTGAGCAGCTGATGGCAGATGAATTGAGAGTTCCTGTCATCATCGCAGAAAGTCCAATGGATTGCGTGGCCATCGGTACAGGCATCATGCTTGAGAACATCGACAGAATAGCACGACGTAAACTAGTTTAA
- the nuoN gene encoding NADH-quinone oxidoreductase subunit NuoN, which translates to MDMDTLLSFNWSLMMPEFIILAAAVLLSILDLVMPKEVGRRILGWFAFVSVLLALVMVVSLTSAEPGSILYDTFVLDTFAKAFKMVLLIGAAIVLLLAIDHKPAGGMGPYQGEFFYLFLTALLGGMVMTSSADLITLFVGLELLSVSSYILAGMRKSSVKSTEAAMKYVVNGGISTAIILFAMSYLYGLGGTTNLYELSNQFAIETNAQYQYIAGLSFFILLVGLSFKLATVPFHMWAPDVYEGSPTPVTAFLSIVSKAAAFALLMRVVVTVFMTATMDSIGFLSIFTANHQYVAVLAGMTMLVGNIIALRQRSLKRMLAYSSIGHAGYLLAAVAAFGQYTIEALWFYLIAYVFMVAGALAIIQFIIKDGEEDDVYVLAGLYKRAPVLAVSMSIFLLSLAGIPATAGFIGKLNIFVSFFAKEDGHYILAAIMLIATVISYVFYFNVMVHMFARPGEERRERAVSLPMGLAIGLCLGGTLLLGLFPNVLLDFYQGNFADMVNLLR; encoded by the coding sequence ATGGATATGGATACCCTGCTTTCATTTAACTGGAGCTTAATGATGCCGGAGTTTATCATCCTTGCCGCGGCGGTTCTGCTCTCCATCCTGGACCTTGTTATGCCGAAGGAGGTTGGGAGAAGAATCCTTGGCTGGTTCGCATTCGTGAGTGTGCTGCTTGCCTTAGTGATGGTTGTCAGCCTGACTTCAGCAGAGCCAGGTTCAATCTTGTATGATACTTTTGTGCTCGATACATTCGCGAAAGCCTTTAAGATGGTCCTCTTAATTGGGGCCGCCATCGTGCTGCTTTTAGCAATCGATCATAAGCCAGCAGGAGGGATGGGGCCGTATCAGGGAGAGTTCTTCTATTTATTCCTAACCGCCCTTCTAGGCGGAATGGTCATGACATCTAGTGCTGACTTAATTACACTCTTTGTCGGTCTTGAACTGCTCTCTGTCTCCTCCTACATCCTTGCGGGTATGAGAAAATCATCAGTCAAGTCAACAGAGGCTGCGATGAAATATGTCGTTAATGGCGGCATCTCGACAGCTATCATTCTATTCGCGATGAGCTACTTGTACGGACTCGGCGGAACGACGAATCTCTATGAGCTCAGTAACCAATTCGCGATTGAGACGAACGCGCAATATCAATATATAGCTGGACTATCCTTCTTCATCCTGCTGGTCGGTCTGTCGTTCAAGCTGGCCACCGTACCGTTTCATATGTGGGCACCGGATGTGTACGAGGGTTCGCCTACTCCGGTTACCGCCTTTTTGAGCATCGTCTCAAAGGCAGCCGCGTTCGCCCTACTAATGCGGGTTGTTGTGACTGTCTTTATGACGGCAACGATGGATTCCATTGGATTTCTCTCCATCTTCACCGCCAATCACCAGTATGTAGCGGTACTAGCGGGAATGACGATGCTGGTCGGAAACATCATCGCCCTCCGCCAAAGAAGCTTGAAGAGAATGCTCGCCTACTCCAGCATCGGTCATGCCGGATATTTGCTAGCTGCAGTGGCTGCCTTTGGCCAATATACGATTGAAGCGCTCTGGTTCTATTTGATCGCCTATGTGTTCATGGTGGCAGGCGCCTTAGCCATCATCCAATTTATCATCAAGGACGGGGAAGAGGATGATGTGTATGTCTTGGCCGGCTTATATAAGCGGGCACCTGTCTTGGCTGTATCAATGAGCATCTTCCTTCTATCGCTCGCTGGGATTCCGGCAACAGCTGGTTTCATCGGGAAGCTGAATATCTTCGTCAGCTTCTTTGCAAAGGAGGATGGTCATTACATCTTGGCAGCAATCATGCTCATTGCCACCGTCATCTCTTATGTGTTCTACTTCAACGTCATGGTCCATATGTTTGCCCGCCCAGGTGAGGAGCGGCGAGAGCGCGCGGTTTCCCTCCCAATGGGGCTCGCCATTGGATTATGCTTAGGCGGAACGCTCCTCCTCGGACTGTTCCCAAATGTCCTGCTTGATTTTTATCAAGGCAACTTCGCGGACATGGTGAATTTATTGAGATAA
- a CDS encoding DNA-directed RNA polymerase subunit beta has product MQAVVSKKNEQPESTEPNSRIERKKTTEVEEKIRLRIVPIWARILIVAVLAVTAAIGGAMIGYSVIGDGKAGDVFEKSTWTHISDLVNKDTKTTGE; this is encoded by the coding sequence ATGCAAGCAGTGGTTAGTAAGAAGAACGAACAGCCAGAGTCAACTGAGCCTAATAGCCGCATAGAGAGAAAGAAAACGACTGAGGTGGAAGAGAAGATCAGGCTTCGAATTGTGCCGATTTGGGCGCGCATCCTGATTGTTGCCGTACTCGCTGTCACAGCAGCCATTGGCGGAGCCATGATTGGCTATTCGGTCATTGGTGACGGGAAAGCCGGCGATGTCTTCGAGAAATCCACATGGACTCATATTTCAGACTTAGTCAACAAGGATACGAAAACAACGGGTGAATAA
- a CDS encoding M23 family metallopeptidase: MREEEKKRSSQSSKWKGITKKRWFLPAIYITSAAVLLTGVLVYQASDDEFTKEPSETRQNITSEGTEPSIEVNNSLETFTIPMAEADSAVIKKEFYDVNGDTKQQEASLVFYNNTYQPNTGIDYAMKDGKEFEVIASMSGKVTSVQEDALLGNSIVIEHEKGMETHYSSVTDIEVKEGETVKQGEAIAKSSTSGINAEAGNHVHFEIRKDQTAVNPLDYLDKPLSSLKADQSKAEEKAADQKDEKTTTEDSDSTETGEETGN, encoded by the coding sequence ATGAGAGAGGAAGAAAAGAAGCGATCTTCTCAATCGTCAAAATGGAAAGGTATCACAAAGAAACGTTGGTTCTTACCAGCAATCTATATTACAAGTGCAGCCGTCCTTTTGACAGGAGTTTTAGTGTATCAAGCAAGTGATGATGAATTCACAAAAGAGCCATCTGAAACAAGACAGAACATAACAAGCGAAGGAACAGAGCCATCCATTGAAGTAAATAATTCACTTGAAACATTTACAATCCCAATGGCGGAAGCTGATTCAGCTGTCATCAAGAAGGAATTCTATGATGTCAACGGTGATACAAAACAGCAAGAGGCATCACTCGTTTTCTATAATAATACGTATCAGCCAAATACAGGCATTGACTACGCCATGAAAGATGGCAAAGAATTCGAAGTCATCGCATCCATGAGCGGTAAGGTAACATCTGTTCAAGAAGACGCATTGCTTGGAAACAGCATCGTCATTGAACACGAAAAAGGCATGGAAACTCATTACTCTTCCGTAACTGATATTGAAGTCAAGGAAGGCGAAACAGTCAAACAAGGCGAAGCAATCGCGAAAAGTTCCACAAGCGGAATCAATGCTGAAGCCGGCAACCATGTCCACTTTGAAATCAGGAAAGACCAAACAGCCGTCAATCCATTAGACTATCTCGACAAACCGTTAAGTTCATTAAAAGCTGACCAATCAAAAGCAGAAGAAAAAGCAGCTGATCAAAAAGATGAAAAAACTACAACTGAAGATAGCGACAGTACAGAAACTGGAGAAGAAACCGGTAACTAA
- a CDS encoding flagellar hook-basal body protein: MNRMMITASNTMGQLQKKLDTVSHNLANSETTGYKSKQAYFSDFLVQEINNQERTGKEKGRLTPNGIRVGTGAIMSQSQLNTGLGTIKKTDRDLDVALNKENLYFTVSVQNGANRETRFTRDGAFYLSPVGDQLQLVTSEGYPVLNANNEAILIGSDMKELTFASDGEIRVTYENNGTETIDLGIISVEKPQFLENVSDNTFTLPNNMAQLGVTENEIYTPLTGALRNQVSLTQGALEQSNVDVSTEMTELIQVQRQYQFQSRAVSMADQMMGLVNGIR, from the coding sequence ATGAATAGAATGATGATAACCGCCTCAAATACGATGGGGCAGCTGCAGAAGAAGCTCGACACAGTTTCCCATAACCTCGCTAATTCGGAAACGACCGGCTATAAGAGCAAGCAGGCATACTTCTCTGACTTTCTCGTACAGGAGATAAATAATCAGGAGCGGACAGGGAAGGAGAAGGGGCGGCTGACACCAAATGGCATCCGAGTCGGCACCGGCGCTATCATGAGCCAGTCCCAACTGAATACAGGTCTTGGGACGATCAAAAAAACAGACCGGGATTTAGATGTGGCGCTCAATAAGGAGAATCTTTACTTCACCGTAAGCGTTCAAAACGGGGCGAATCGAGAGACGCGCTTTACAAGGGACGGCGCCTTTTATTTAAGCCCAGTCGGTGATCAGCTGCAGCTGGTTACGTCAGAAGGGTATCCGGTTCTTAATGCGAATAATGAAGCTATCCTGATTGGATCTGACATGAAGGAGCTGACATTTGCCTCCGACGGTGAAATTCGTGTAACCTATGAAAATAATGGCACGGAAACAATTGATTTAGGCATCATCTCTGTTGAAAAACCACAATTTTTGGAAAATGTGAGCGATAATACTTTTACTCTCCCGAATAATATGGCACAATTGGGGGTAACAGAAAACGAAATTTATACCCCGCTGACCGGTGCCTTGAGAAACCAGGTTTCTCTTACGCAAGGGGCGCTCGAGCAATCGAATGTCGATGTGAGCACGGAAATGACTGAGTTAATTCAAGTGCAGAGGCAGTATCAATTCCAATCCCGTGCCGTAAGCATGGCAGATCAAATGATGGGGCTGGTGAACGGGATTCGTTAA
- the spoIID gene encoding stage II sporulation protein D encodes MKHWKPVLVTLSVIAVVVILIPALLVAPFSDKKETAAQPASTPKEKPKEDDPMASINVFRNKTNTVETVNLEDYVVGVVAAEMPASFEMEALKAQALTARTFVTKTLTAQKKKDLPSNADITDTVNDQVYLSDEELRAQWGNQYEEKRKRIEEAVQATRGQILTYKDELITPSFFSTSNGYTENSEDYWQNPLPYLRSVESPWDKDSPKYLQETKMALNEFERMLGIQVGSKTDIGQIISRTEGKRIAQIKIGGKTLTGKEVREKLNLKSSDFTWYRKGNDIVITTKGYGHGVGMSQYGANGMAKEGKTYKDILAHYYKDISIKEATAYLPTYTTAKK; translated from the coding sequence ATGAAGCATTGGAAGCCAGTCCTTGTCACACTAAGCGTCATTGCCGTTGTTGTTATTCTTATACCAGCTCTCCTGGTGGCACCTTTCTCAGATAAGAAGGAAACCGCCGCACAACCAGCATCAACACCGAAGGAAAAGCCAAAGGAGGATGATCCCATGGCAAGTATTAATGTATTCCGTAATAAAACCAATACGGTCGAAACCGTCAATCTAGAGGATTACGTCGTCGGGGTCGTCGCTGCTGAAATGCCGGCAAGCTTCGAGATGGAGGCGCTGAAAGCACAGGCATTGACGGCCAGGACGTTTGTGACAAAGACCTTAACGGCCCAAAAGAAAAAGGATCTCCCATCAAATGCTGACATCACCGATACGGTCAATGACCAAGTATACTTAAGTGATGAGGAGCTTCGGGCACAGTGGGGCAATCAATATGAGGAAAAGCGAAAAAGGATTGAAGAGGCTGTCCAAGCGACGAGAGGGCAGATTCTGACGTATAAGGATGAATTAATCACACCATCCTTCTTCTCCACAAGCAACGGCTACACGGAAAATTCAGAGGACTATTGGCAGAATCCGCTCCCATACCTGCGCAGTGTCGAAAGTCCATGGGATAAAGATTCACCCAAATATCTTCAAGAAACAAAGATGGCCTTGAATGAATTTGAGCGCATGCTCGGCATCCAGGTCGGCAGCAAGACCGACATCGGCCAGATTATCTCCCGCACCGAAGGAAAGCGAATCGCTCAAATCAAAATCGGCGGCAAGACACTCACCGGCAAAGAGGTTCGTGAAAAGCTCAACCTCAAATCGAGCGACTTCACCTGGTACCGAAAAGGAAATGATATCGTCATCACAACAAAGGGCTACGGCCATGGCGTCGGTATGAGCCAATACGGAGCGAACGGTATGGCAAAGGAAGGAAAGACCTACAAGGACATCCTCGCGCACTACTATAAGGATATCAGCATCAAGGAGGCAACTGCTTACCTGCCCACCTATACTACTGCGAAGAAATAA
- the spoIIID gene encoding sporulation transcriptional regulator SpoIIID translates to MHDYIKERTIKIGKYIVETRKTVRVIAKEFGVSKSTVHKDLTERLPDINAELANEVKEILDYHKSIRHLRGGEATKQKYRKAEEEPVQ, encoded by the coding sequence TTGCACGATTACATCAAAGAAAGAACTATCAAGATTGGGAAGTATATCGTGGAAACGAGAAAAACTGTTCGCGTGATTGCGAAGGAGTTTGGTGTATCCAAAAGTACTGTCCATAAGGATTTGACGGAGCGTCTGCCGGATATTAATGCGGAGTTGGCCAATGAGGTGAAGGAGATTCTTGATTATCATAAGTCGATCAGGCATCTTCGAGGGGGAGAGGCGACGAAGCAGAAGTATCGGAAGGCAGAGGAGGAGCCGGTTCAATGA
- a CDS encoding flagellar hook-basal body protein, whose product MFKGFYTAASGMIAQQRRTELLTNNLANAETVGYKEDEASVRSFPAMLLHSYESEKVPVKNSFDVRKSSYVGAINTGVYVQESIPSFSQGGVKETKNSTDLALIDGRLPIDPETGAAGTVLFMVESANGPLYTRNGNFTLDGSGFLTTASGQYILDENGGRIQLASENFTVSKDGYMTENGQQMARIGAAFSANPQGELIKEGDGLYRLNGGELASAYETDNVSFTMRQGAIEQSNVDSSKTMTELMTAYRTFEANQKIIQAYDKSMDKAVNEIGRI is encoded by the coding sequence ATGTTTAAGGGTTTTTACACAGCGGCTTCAGGGATGATTGCCCAGCAGCGCCGCACCGAGTTGCTGACGAATAACTTGGCGAATGCGGAGACGGTCGGCTATAAAGAGGACGAGGCGAGTGTGCGCTCGTTTCCGGCAATGCTTTTGCACAGCTATGAGAGTGAAAAGGTTCCGGTCAAGAATTCCTTCGATGTGAGGAAGTCGAGCTATGTTGGGGCGATTAATACGGGTGTATATGTTCAGGAGTCCATTCCTTCCTTTTCTCAAGGCGGGGTGAAGGAGACGAAGAACAGCACGGATTTGGCCCTGATTGACGGGCGTCTGCCAATTGATCCAGAGACAGGTGCAGCTGGGACAGTCCTGTTCATGGTGGAGTCGGCAAATGGTCCTCTTTATACGAGAAACGGGAACTTTACACTCGATGGCAGCGGCTTTTTAACGACCGCGAGCGGCCAATACATATTGGATGAGAATGGCGGGAGGATTCAGCTTGCGTCTGAGAACTTTACGGTATCAAAGGATGGTTATATGACCGAGAATGGTCAGCAGATGGCCCGTATCGGTGCAGCCTTCAGCGCGAACCCGCAAGGAGAGCTCATTAAGGAGGGGGACGGGCTGTATCGCTTGAACGGCGGTGAGCTTGCTTCTGCCTATGAAACGGATAATGTGAGTTTCACGATGCGCCAGGGTGCGATTGAGCAATCGAATGTGGATTCATCGAAGACGATGACGGAGCTGATGACAGCTTACCGGACGTTTGAGGCGAATCAAAAGATTATTCAGGCATATGATAAGAGCATGGATAAAGCGGTCAATGAAATTGGACGGATATAG